The following proteins come from a genomic window of Bradyrhizobium paxllaeri:
- a CDS encoding lipocalin-like domain-containing protein, with the protein MNGSGPITRRGFVGSALLAGLGGSAFAQGFAGLSESADGFAAVVPGRAFAFPGDHGPHPQFRIEWWYVTANLTDARGTAYGAQWTLFRQAIAAGGAQEGWANQQVWMGHAAVTRDDTHRFSQTFARGGVGQAGVEAAPFHAWIDAWEMRALDSMNDDNIAPCALKAAGADFSYALRLDAERPLTLQGDGGYSRKSLREQASYYYSQPHYTAAGVLTIDDKPIDVTGMAWLDREWSSQPLAADQSGWDWLSLHFNSGHKLMLYRMRQNDGQHYGSGKWISPDGTAEMLGSDDIVMTPLIVTQIAGRKIPTSWRIAVAKMALAIECRPLNPKSWMGTSFPYWEGPIRFEGSHSGVGYLEMTGY; encoded by the coding sequence ATGAACGGTAGCGGCCCCATCACCCGCCGCGGCTTCGTCGGCAGCGCGCTCCTTGCCGGGCTGGGCGGCAGCGCGTTCGCGCAGGGTTTTGCGGGGTTGAGCGAAAGCGCGGATGGATTTGCAGCCGTTGTCCCCGGCAGGGCATTCGCATTTCCTGGGGATCACGGACCGCATCCGCAATTCCGGATCGAGTGGTGGTATGTGACGGCCAATCTCACCGATGCGCGCGGAACCGCCTACGGCGCGCAATGGACGCTGTTTCGCCAGGCGATCGCAGCTGGCGGAGCGCAGGAAGGCTGGGCCAACCAGCAGGTCTGGATGGGCCACGCCGCCGTCACGCGCGACGATACCCATCGCTTCAGCCAGACGTTTGCGCGCGGCGGCGTCGGCCAGGCCGGCGTCGAGGCGGCGCCGTTTCACGCCTGGATCGACGCCTGGGAGATGCGCGCCCTCGATTCCATGAACGATGACAATATCGCTCCCTGTGCGCTGAAAGCAGCGGGCGCCGACTTCAGCTACGCGCTGCGCCTCGATGCGGAGCGGCCGCTGACGCTGCAGGGCGACGGCGGCTACAGCCGCAAATCGCTGCGCGAACAGGCGTCCTATTATTACAGCCAGCCGCACTATACGGCGGCGGGCGTCCTCACCATTGACGACAAGCCCATCGACGTCACCGGCATGGCCTGGCTCGATCGCGAATGGAGCAGTCAGCCGCTGGCCGCGGACCAGAGTGGATGGGACTGGCTCTCGCTGCATTTCAATTCGGGCCACAAGCTGATGCTGTACCGGATGCGCCAGAACGACGGCCAGCATTACGGCTCCGGCAAGTGGATCTCACCTGACGGCACCGCCGAGATGCTCGGCTCCGACGACATCGTCATGACGCCGCTCATCGTCACGCAGATCGCGGGACGAAAGATCCCGACCTCCTGGCGCATTGCGGTCGCAAAAATGGCGCTGGCGATCGAATGCAGGCCGCTCAACCCGAAGAGCTGGATGGGCACGAGCTTTCCCTATTGGGAGGGCCCGATCCGCTTTGAGGGCAGCCACAGCGGGGTGGGCTATCTGGAAATGACGGGCTATTGA
- a CDS encoding ABC transporter substrate-binding protein, whose translation MKSGLLAAVAVGGLLLAAPASAQGVKIGILNDQSGVYADYGGKWSFEAAKMAIEDFGGEVLGHKIEIVSADHQNKADLATAIARRWYEVEGVDMITELTTSSVALAIHDLSKQMKKIDIVVGAATSRLTGDACQPYGFHWAYDTHALAYGTGGALVESGGDSWFFMTADYAFGHALEKDTGDFVKAKGGKVLGAVRIPLNTADFSSFLLQAQSSKAKIIGLANAGLDTTNSIKQAAEFGIVKSGQKLAGLLLTLAEVHGLGLDAAQGLVLTEGYYWDRDPKSRNLAERFFKRTGRMPNMIQAGTYSATLQYLKAVKAAGTKDTEAVAKKLKELPVDDDFAQGGKVLENGRMVHDLYLFEVKKPSESKKPWDYYKQLAVVPGDRAFPAAKDSGCPLVK comes from the coding sequence ATGAAGTCGGGATTGTTGGCCGCCGTTGCGGTGGGTGGGCTCTTGCTCGCCGCGCCTGCATCGGCGCAGGGCGTCAAGATCGGTATTCTCAATGACCAATCCGGCGTCTACGCCGATTATGGCGGCAAGTGGTCGTTCGAGGCCGCCAAGATGGCGATCGAGGATTTCGGCGGCGAGGTGCTCGGGCACAAGATCGAAATCGTCTCCGCCGACCATCAGAACAAGGCGGATCTCGCCACCGCGATTGCGCGGCGCTGGTATGAGGTCGAAGGCGTCGACATGATCACGGAGCTGACGACTTCCTCGGTCGCGCTCGCCATCCACGATCTTTCCAAGCAGATGAAGAAGATCGACATCGTCGTGGGGGCCGCGACCTCGCGTCTCACCGGCGATGCCTGCCAGCCCTACGGCTTTCACTGGGCCTACGACACCCACGCGCTCGCCTACGGCACCGGCGGCGCGCTGGTGGAATCCGGCGGCGACAGCTGGTTCTTCATGACCGCCGACTACGCCTTCGGCCATGCGCTGGAAAAAGACACGGGCGATTTCGTCAAGGCCAAGGGCGGCAAGGTGCTCGGCGCGGTCCGCATCCCCCTCAACACCGCGGACTTTTCGTCATTCCTGCTGCAGGCGCAGAGCTCGAAGGCGAAGATCATCGGACTTGCCAATGCCGGCCTCGACACGACAAATTCGATCAAGCAGGCGGCCGAATTCGGCATCGTCAAGAGCGGCCAGAAGCTCGCGGGTCTGTTGCTGACGCTGGCCGAAGTGCACGGCCTCGGGCTCGACGCCGCGCAGGGCCTGGTGTTGACGGAAGGCTATTACTGGGACCGTGACCCCAAGAGCCGCAACCTCGCCGAACGCTTCTTCAAGCGCACCGGCCGGATGCCGAACATGATCCAGGCCGGCACCTATTCGGCGACGCTGCAGTATCTGAAGGCGGTGAAGGCCGCCGGCACCAAGGACACCGAGGCAGTCGCGAAGAAGCTGAAGGAGCTGCCCGTCGACGATGACTTCGCGCAAGGCGGCAAGGTGCTGGAGAACGGCCGCATGGTGCACGATCTCTACCTGTTCGAGGTCAAGAAGCCGTCTGAATCGAAGAAGCCGTGGGACTACTACAAGCAACTCGCCGTCGTTCCCGGCGACAGGGCGTTTCCGGCGGCAAAAGATTCCGGCTGCCCGCTGGTGAAGTAG
- a CDS encoding efflux RND transporter permease subunit, whose amino-acid sequence MNLGRLSINQPILAMVLSIVLLIVGAIAYTTLPVSEYPQVVPPTVTVTTQYPGASAQTVSDTVAAPIEQEINGVEDMLYLYSQATSNGQLTITVTFKLGTDLDKAQVLVQNRVAIAQPRLPEEVQRNGVVTRKNSPDILMVVFMLSPDDTFDQLYISNYALLQVRDQLLRLDGVGDIQIFGARDYSMRLWLDPDKIATLGLTAAEVVAAIRSQNVQIAGGQIAEPPIADRAFSPNLTFTGRLKDPKQFEEIVVKAGADGRTVKLRDVARIELGALAYSTNSFLLRKSAVAMLVTQRPGSNALATAKNISNTMERLKTSFPKGLDYNIGYNPTEFIAQSVSELIKTIYEAMALVVIVVLVFLQGWRPAIIPIIAIPVSLVGTFAVMAALGFSINNLTLFGLVLAVGIVVDDAIVVVENVERHLEHGMSRRDAALRTMDEVGSALVSIALVLCAVFVPTAFLGGISGQFFQQFAVTIAVATAISCFCSLTLSPALASLILQPHEDKRPPARWNFIARGWDAFTGVFNRGFDRLAHGYARAADFVIHHSVVMLVLYAALIGSAGWLLMTTPQGFIPAQDRGYVIVSVQLPGAASLARTTEVVREIERIALDTPGIVRVAAFAGFSGATRTQASNAAALFPVFEDPEERHKKGLSSTAIAGELRKRLASIQGAFIIVIPPPAVPGIGTGGGFTMRIQDRQGRGSEMLAAATDELVGAARKAPGLTQVFSPFAANTPQLFVDIDRVKAQKLGVPIANITDTIQTYFGSSYVNDFNLFGRTYHVTAQADLPFRKETSDLARLRTRNAAGDMVMLGSVVSFRDISGPDRVARYNLYPASELQGDTLPGTSSTTAINTMKRVADETLPSGFAFEWTDLSYQQVTGGNTGLLVFPICVLFVYLVLAAQYGSWSLPFAVILIVPMCLLAATVGVRIMGQDVNILTQIGFVVLVGLAAKNAILIVEFARDIELEGKARLDAVIEACRLRLRPILMTSFAFILGVLPLVISSGSGSEMRQAVGVAVFFGMLGVTLFGLVFTPIFYVIVRNLADGRKDKKPAAA is encoded by the coding sequence ATGAATCTCGGCCGTCTCTCCATCAACCAGCCCATCCTGGCGATGGTGCTGTCGATCGTGCTGCTGATCGTCGGCGCGATCGCCTACACCACGCTGCCGGTCTCGGAATATCCCCAAGTGGTGCCGCCGACGGTCACGGTCACCACGCAATATCCGGGCGCGTCGGCGCAGACCGTGTCCGACACCGTCGCAGCGCCGATCGAGCAGGAAATCAACGGCGTCGAGGACATGCTGTATCTCTACAGCCAGGCCACCTCGAACGGGCAGTTGACGATTACCGTCACCTTCAAGCTCGGCACCGATCTCGACAAGGCCCAGGTGCTGGTCCAGAACCGCGTCGCCATCGCGCAGCCGCGGCTGCCGGAGGAGGTGCAGCGCAACGGCGTCGTCACCCGCAAGAACAGCCCTGACATCCTGATGGTCGTATTCATGCTGTCGCCGGACGACACGTTCGACCAACTCTACATCTCCAACTATGCGCTGCTGCAGGTCCGCGACCAGTTGCTCCGGCTCGACGGCGTCGGCGACATCCAGATCTTCGGCGCGCGCGACTATTCGATGCGGCTGTGGCTCGACCCCGACAAGATCGCCACGCTGGGATTGACCGCGGCCGAGGTGGTGGCGGCGATCCGCTCGCAAAACGTGCAGATCGCGGGCGGCCAGATCGCGGAGCCGCCGATCGCCGACCGCGCCTTCTCGCCGAATCTCACCTTCACCGGCCGTCTCAAAGACCCGAAACAGTTCGAGGAGATCGTGGTCAAGGCCGGCGCCGACGGACGCACGGTCAAACTGCGCGACGTCGCGCGGATCGAGCTTGGCGCGCTGGCCTATTCGACCAACAGTTTTCTGCTGCGCAAATCCGCCGTCGCCATGCTGGTGACGCAGCGGCCGGGCTCCAATGCGCTGGCGACCGCGAAGAATATTTCCAACACCATGGAGCGGCTGAAGACGAGCTTCCCGAAGGGGCTTGACTACAATATCGGCTACAACCCGACCGAATTCATCGCGCAATCCGTCAGCGAGCTGATCAAGACGATCTACGAGGCGATGGCGCTGGTCGTGATCGTGGTGCTGGTGTTCTTGCAGGGATGGCGCCCGGCGATCATCCCGATCATTGCCATCCCCGTCTCGCTGGTTGGCACCTTTGCGGTGATGGCGGCACTCGGATTTTCGATCAACAATCTCACGCTGTTCGGCCTCGTGCTGGCGGTCGGCATCGTGGTCGACGACGCCATCGTGGTGGTCGAGAATGTCGAGCGCCATCTCGAGCACGGCATGAGCCGGCGCGATGCCGCGCTTCGCACCATGGACGAGGTCGGCAGTGCGCTGGTGTCGATTGCGCTGGTGCTGTGCGCGGTGTTCGTGCCGACGGCATTCCTCGGCGGCATCTCCGGGCAGTTCTTCCAGCAGTTTGCGGTGACGATCGCGGTCGCGACCGCGATCTCCTGTTTCTGCTCGCTGACGCTGTCGCCGGCGCTGGCCTCGTTGATCCTGCAGCCGCATGAGGACAAGAGGCCGCCGGCGCGCTGGAACTTCATCGCCCGCGGCTGGGACGCCTTTACCGGTGTGTTCAACCGCGGCTTCGACCGACTGGCACACGGCTACGCCCGCGCCGCCGATTTCGTGATCCACCATTCGGTGGTCATGCTGGTGCTCTATGCGGCGCTGATCGGCAGCGCCGGATGGCTGCTGATGACCACGCCGCAAGGATTCATCCCGGCGCAGGATCGCGGCTACGTCATCGTCTCCGTGCAATTGCCGGGCGCGGCCTCGCTGGCGCGCACCACCGAGGTGGTCCGCGAGATCGAGCGGATCGCGCTGGATACGCCCGGCATCGTCCGCGTCGCGGCGTTTGCCGGTTTCTCGGGCGCGACCCGCACGCAGGCGAGCAATGCCGCCGCGCTATTCCCGGTGTTCGAGGACCCGGAAGAGCGTCACAAGAAGGGGCTGTCCTCGACGGCGATTGCCGGCGAGTTGCGCAAGCGGCTGGCCAGCATCCAGGGCGCCTTCATCATCGTCATCCCGCCGCCCGCGGTGCCCGGCATCGGCACCGGCGGCGGCTTCACCATGCGGATCCAGGACCGCCAGGGCCGCGGCTCCGAGATGCTGGCGGCGGCGACCGACGAACTGGTCGGCGCGGCGCGCAAGGCGCCGGGGCTGACGCAGGTGTTCTCGCCGTTTGCCGCCAACACGCCGCAACTGTTCGTCGATATCGATCGCGTCAAGGCGCAGAAGCTCGGCGTTCCCATCGCCAACATCACCGACACGATCCAGACCTATTTCGGCTCGTCCTATGTCAACGACTTCAACTTGTTCGGCCGCACCTATCACGTCACCGCACAGGCCGATCTGCCGTTCCGCAAGGAGACGTCCGATCTCGCGCGGCTGCGCACCCGCAATGCCGCCGGCGACATGGTGATGCTCGGCAGCGTCGTCAGCTTCCGCGACATTTCGGGTCCCGACCGCGTCGCGCGCTACAATCTCTATCCCGCGTCCGAGCTGCAGGGCGACACCCTGCCGGGCACCAGTTCGACAACCGCGATCAACACCATGAAGAGGGTGGCGGACGAGACGCTGCCGAGCGGCTTCGCGTTCGAATGGACCGATCTCTCCTATCAGCAGGTCACCGGCGGCAATACCGGTCTCCTCGTCTTCCCGATCTGCGTGCTGTTCGTGTATCTGGTGCTGGCGGCGCAATATGGCTCGTGGAGCCTGCCGTTCGCCGTCATCCTGATCGTGCCGATGTGTCTGCTCGCCGCGACCGTCGGCGTGCGGATCATGGGGCAGGACGTCAACATCCTCACGCAAATCGGTTTCGTGGTGCTGGTGGGGCTCGCGGCCAAGAACGCCATTCTGATCGTCGAGTTCGCCCGCGATATCGAGCTGGAAGGAAAGGCGCGTCTGGACGCCGTGATCGAAGCCTGCCGGCTACGCTTGCGGCCGATCCTGATGACGTCGTTTGCCTTCATCCTCGGCGTGCTGCCGCTGGTGATCTCATCGGGCTCCGGCTCCGAGATGCGTCAGGCAGTGGGCGTCGCCGTGTTCTTCGGCATGCTCGGCGTGACGCTGTTCGGACTGGTGTTCACACCGATCTTCTACGTCATCGTGCGCAATCTCGCGGACGGCAGGAAGGACAAGAAGCCGGCTGCGGCTTAG
- a CDS encoding efflux RND transporter periplasmic adaptor subunit encodes MFALTLSACDNTPAQQAAPPAPSVTVAQPVKRTVTDWDEFTGRFEAVQEVQVRARVGGFVTSVEFRDGAIVRAGDLLYVIDARPFEAVAEQADGQLSDARAKGELARRELDRALTLNQTQAVSDSIVDQRRQTLQAARAAEMQAEGALKAAKLNIEFTHVMAPITGRVSRHLVTPGNLVQGSEGGATLLTSIVSLDPIYIYFDVDEATYQRNSKLWFEGKRPSSRDTPNPVQVTLTGETKPSHDGKMDFLDNRLDASTGTLRSRAVIPNKDLSILPGQFGRVRIIGSSPYEALLLPDTAIATDQSRKIVFVVKDDNTVEERQVVLGPLDEGLRVIREGLKAEDRIIIDGLQRARVGAKVNPHTAEIKPAGGKT; translated from the coding sequence CTGTTCGCGCTGACCCTGTCCGCTTGCGACAACACGCCGGCGCAACAGGCAGCTCCCCCGGCGCCGTCCGTCACGGTGGCACAGCCGGTGAAACGCACGGTTACGGATTGGGATGAATTCACCGGCCGGTTCGAGGCGGTGCAGGAAGTCCAGGTCCGCGCCCGGGTCGGCGGCTTCGTGACATCAGTCGAATTCCGCGACGGCGCCATCGTGCGCGCTGGCGATCTGCTTTACGTGATCGACGCCCGTCCGTTCGAGGCGGTCGCCGAGCAGGCCGACGGGCAGTTGTCGGACGCGCGCGCAAAGGGAGAACTCGCCAGGCGCGAACTCGACCGCGCGCTGACCTTGAACCAGACGCAAGCCGTATCGGACTCCATCGTGGATCAACGCCGCCAGACCCTGCAGGCGGCGCGGGCGGCGGAGATGCAGGCCGAGGGCGCGCTCAAGGCCGCCAAGCTCAATATCGAATTCACCCACGTAATGGCGCCGATCACCGGCCGCGTCAGCCGGCATCTCGTCACGCCGGGCAATCTCGTGCAGGGCTCCGAGGGCGGCGCCACGCTGCTGACCTCGATCGTCTCGCTCGATCCGATCTACATCTATTTTGACGTCGATGAGGCGACCTACCAGCGCAACAGCAAGCTCTGGTTCGAAGGCAAGCGGCCGAGTTCGCGCGATACGCCAAATCCGGTGCAGGTGACGCTGACGGGCGAGACCAAGCCCTCGCATGACGGCAAGATGGATTTCCTCGACAATCGCCTCGACGCCTCGACCGGCACGCTGCGCAGCCGCGCAGTCATTCCGAACAAGGATCTTTCGATTCTGCCGGGACAGTTCGGCCGCGTCCGGATCATCGGCAGTTCGCCTTACGAGGCCTTGCTGCTGCCGGATACGGCCATTGCGACCGACCAGTCGCGCAAGATCGTCTTCGTCGTCAAGGACGACAACACGGTCGAGGAGCGGCAGGTCGTGCTTGGGCCGCTCGATGAGGGGCTGCGCGTGATCCGCGAGGGCCTGAAGGCCGAAGATCGCATCATCATCGACGGTCTGCAGCGGGCGCGGGTGGGGGCGAAAGTCAACCCACATACGGCCGAGATCAAACCGGCCGGTGGCAAGACATGA
- a CDS encoding iron-containing alcohol dehydrogenase: protein MHRGRVVFGAMDEVVFGRPASEALVEQLNRVGATRAFLMVSGTLNRQTDVIENIRRALGPRCAGTFDAMPPHTPRSAVIAASEQARAAGADLIVTIGGGSITDGAKAVQLCLANDIRKPDDIDRIKAGRGGSPQLAAPTVRQISVPTTIAGGEFSATAGVTNEKTRVKEGLRHPLIMPRVVILDPWLGLHTPEWLWLSTGIRAVDHCVEGICSREAHPYGDAQALKGLSMLAQALPRVKANAKDLDARMDCQIGTWLSTGPLASGVPMGASHGIGYVLGAEFGVPHGYTSCVMLPSVMRWNKTVNAERQALVAAAMGHPNEDAGGVLDRFIRSLGMPRSLREVKVGSEHFDRIAEAAMATPWVPRNPRKIEGPAQVREILDMAA from the coding sequence GTGCACAGAGGGCGTGTCGTGTTCGGCGCCATGGACGAGGTCGTGTTCGGGCGGCCGGCGTCCGAGGCGCTCGTCGAGCAGTTGAATCGGGTCGGCGCTACACGCGCCTTTCTGATGGTCAGCGGTACCCTCAACCGCCAAACCGACGTGATCGAGAACATCCGCCGCGCGCTGGGACCGCGCTGCGCCGGCACCTTCGACGCGATGCCGCCACATACACCGCGCTCGGCCGTCATCGCCGCCAGCGAACAGGCCCGCGCCGCCGGCGCCGACCTCATCGTCACCATCGGCGGCGGCTCCATCACCGACGGCGCAAAAGCGGTGCAGCTTTGCCTTGCCAACGACATCCGCAAGCCTGATGACATCGACCGGATCAAGGCCGGTCGCGGCGGCTCGCCGCAGCTGGCAGCGCCGACCGTGCGCCAGATCAGCGTACCGACGACGATTGCCGGCGGGGAATTCTCCGCCACCGCCGGCGTCACCAACGAGAAGACCAGGGTCAAGGAAGGGCTGCGCCATCCGCTGATCATGCCGCGCGTGGTGATCCTCGATCCCTGGCTCGGCCTGCACACGCCGGAATGGCTGTGGCTCTCGACCGGGATCCGCGCCGTCGACCATTGCGTCGAGGGCATCTGCTCGCGCGAGGCGCACCCTTATGGCGACGCGCAGGCGCTGAAGGGCCTGTCGATGCTGGCGCAGGCGCTGCCGCGGGTGAAAGCCAACGCCAAGGACCTCGACGCGCGAATGGATTGCCAGATCGGGACCTGGCTTTCGACCGGACCATTGGCTTCAGGCGTCCCGATGGGCGCCAGCCACGGCATCGGTTACGTGCTCGGCGCCGAGTTCGGCGTGCCGCACGGCTACACCTCCTGCGTGATGCTGCCCTCGGTGATGCGCTGGAACAAGACGGTGAATGCCGAACGTCAGGCGCTGGTGGCGGCCGCCATGGGCCACCCGAACGAGGACGCGGGCGGCGTGCTCGACCGCTTCATTCGCAGCCTCGGCATGCCGCGCAGCCTGCGCGAGGTCAAGGTCGGCTCCGAGCATTTCGACCGCATTGCGGAGGCCGCGATGGCAACGCCCTGGGTGCCGCGCAATCCGCGCAAGATCGAGGGACCGGCGCAGGTGCGCGAAATTCTGGATATGGCCGCGTAA
- a CDS encoding AMP-binding protein, translating to MYTGKHVHLRPLQPAFIMASTGETVTYRELDARSNRLAHLFRSRGLKRLDHYSIFMENNSRYFEACGAGERSGLYYTCVNSYLTASELAYILTNSESRILITSKEKLDVAREALKECPKVELCIVADGEGESDRIVGLQAATAGLPHTPIADECVGTAMLYSSGTTGRPKGILRPLPELPADQQLPLFDFLVKIWQYREGMIYLSPAPLYHSAPQAAVNLTIKMGGTAIIMERFDPEHYLELVPKWGVTHTQLVPTMFSRMLKLPEEVRKRYDLSSLEIAIHAAAPCPAAVKDDIIKWWGPIIHEYYGATEGLGFTSCDSEQWLAHRGTVGRVLLGDLHILDENMQPCPVGTSGTVWFKTATPFEYFNDPVKTQEARSADGTMSTVGDVGYVDDDGYLYLTDRATFMIISGGVNIYPQECENLLITHPKIADAAVFGVPNPDLGEEVKAVVQPMPGVSPGQELADELIAFCSQSLSRQKVPRSIDFEAELPRLPTGKLYKRLLRDRYWGNKTSRIV from the coding sequence ATGTACACCGGCAAGCACGTTCATCTTCGCCCGCTGCAGCCCGCGTTCATCATGGCGAGCACGGGCGAAACCGTCACCTATCGCGAGCTGGACGCCCGCAGCAACCGGCTGGCGCATCTGTTTCGCAGCCGCGGCCTCAAGCGGCTCGACCACTATTCGATCTTCATGGAGAACAACAGCCGCTACTTCGAAGCCTGCGGCGCCGGCGAACGCTCGGGCCTCTATTACACCTGCGTGAACTCCTATCTGACAGCGAGCGAGCTCGCCTACATCCTGACCAACAGCGAATCGCGCATCCTCATCACCTCGAAGGAAAAACTCGATGTGGCGCGCGAAGCGTTGAAGGAATGCCCCAAGGTCGAACTCTGCATCGTTGCCGATGGCGAAGGTGAAAGCGATCGCATCGTCGGCCTGCAAGCGGCAACGGCCGGCTTGCCGCACACACCAATCGCCGACGAGTGTGTTGGCACCGCGATGCTTTATTCCTCCGGCACCACCGGCCGCCCAAAGGGAATTCTGCGTCCGCTGCCGGAACTGCCGGCCGATCAGCAACTGCCGCTGTTCGATTTCCTGGTGAAGATCTGGCAGTACCGCGAGGGCATGATCTATTTGTCGCCCGCACCGCTCTACCACTCGGCGCCGCAGGCCGCGGTCAACCTCACGATCAAGATGGGCGGCACCGCCATCATCATGGAACGGTTCGATCCCGAACATTATCTCGAACTGGTTCCCAAATGGGGCGTCACGCATACCCAGCTCGTGCCGACGATGTTCTCGCGCATGCTGAAACTGCCGGAGGAGGTGCGCAAACGCTACGACCTCTCTTCCCTCGAGATTGCGATCCACGCCGCGGCGCCCTGCCCTGCCGCCGTAAAGGACGACATCATCAAATGGTGGGGGCCGATCATTCATGAATATTACGGCGCCACCGAAGGGCTCGGCTTCACCTCCTGCGACAGCGAGCAATGGCTTGCCCATCGCGGTACCGTAGGCCGAGTGCTGCTCGGCGACCTGCATATCCTCGACGAGAACATGCAACCGTGCCCGGTCGGCACATCGGGCACGGTTTGGTTCAAGACCGCCACGCCGTTCGAATATTTCAACGATCCGGTCAAGACCCAGGAGGCCCGTTCGGCCGATGGCACCATGAGCACGGTCGGCGACGTCGGCTATGTCGACGATGACGGCTATCTCTATTTGACCGACCGCGCGACCTTCATGATCATCTCCGGCGGCGTGAATATCTATCCGCAGGAATGCGAGAACCTGCTGATCACCCATCCCAAGATCGCCGATGCCGCGGTGTTCGGCGTGCCCAATCCGGATCTCGGCGAGGAGGTGAAGGCCGTGGTGCAGCCGATGCCGGGCGTTTCGCCGGGGCAGGAACTGGCGGACGAGCTGATCGCCTTCTGCAGCCAGTCGCTGTCGCGCCAGAAAGTGCCGCGTTCGATCGACTTCGAGGCGGAATTGCCGCGGCTTCCGACCGGCAAGCTCTACAAGCGGCTGTTGCGCGACCGCTATTGGGGCAACAAGACGTCGCGGATCGTCTGA
- a CDS encoding ABC transporter substrate-binding protein, with protein sequence MRSVHALAAAALLLLPAYDLASAGEPKQGGILRMYHRDSPGSASIHEGATYSINVPFMPVFNNLVMFKQDVAQNSVDSIVPDLAESWAWSSDNKKLTFKLKQGVKWHDGKPFTSADVKCTFDMLMGKSQQKFRQNPRKSWYDQVNEVTVNGDFEASFELKRAQPALLSLLASGYTPVYPCHVSPAEMRTKPVGTGPFKFVEFKANESIKLTKNPDYFKKGLPHLDGIEFTIIPNRSTAILGFVSGKFDMTFPTEVSIPLLKEVKAQAPNAVCVVEPINVSTNIIVNSSSPPFDNLDIRRALALALDRKAFIQIMFEGQADIGGTMLPAPGGLWAMPKEMLESIPGYGPDINANREQARKLMQKAGYGPDKRLAVKVATRNIPIYRDPAVILIDQMKNIYIDGELDVVDTAQWFPKVARKDYTLGLNLTGNAVDDPDQSFYENYSCGSERNYTNYCNKEIEKLFDQQSAETDKEKRKKLVWEIDKKLQEDVARPIIFHGRTGTCWNPYVKGITVMVNSSYNGYRYEDVWMDK encoded by the coding sequence ATGCGGAGCGTTCATGCGCTTGCCGCTGCAGCGTTGTTGTTGCTGCCGGCTTACGACCTTGCTTCTGCCGGCGAGCCGAAACAGGGCGGCATTCTCAGAATGTATCACCGCGACAGCCCGGGCAGCGCCTCGATCCATGAAGGCGCGACCTATTCGATCAACGTTCCCTTCATGCCGGTCTTCAACAATCTCGTCATGTTCAAGCAGGACGTGGCGCAGAACAGCGTCGATTCGATCGTGCCCGACCTCGCCGAGAGCTGGGCCTGGAGCAGCGACAACAAGAAGCTGACCTTCAAGCTGAAACAGGGCGTCAAATGGCACGACGGCAAGCCGTTCACGTCGGCCGACGTCAAATGCACCTTCGACATGCTGATGGGCAAGTCGCAGCAGAAATTCCGCCAGAATCCGCGAAAGTCCTGGTACGATCAGGTCAACGAAGTCACCGTCAACGGTGATTTCGAGGCGTCGTTTGAGTTGAAGCGGGCGCAGCCGGCGCTGCTGTCGTTACTCGCGTCCGGCTACACGCCGGTCTATCCATGCCACGTCTCGCCGGCCGAGATGCGGACGAAGCCGGTCGGCACCGGGCCGTTCAAGTTCGTCGAGTTCAAGGCCAACGAGTCGATCAAGCTCACCAAGAATCCCGATTACTTCAAGAAGGGCCTTCCGCACCTCGACGGCATCGAATTCACCATCATTCCGAACCGCTCGACGGCGATCCTCGGATTTGTTTCCGGCAAATTCGACATGACCTTCCCGACCGAAGTGTCGATCCCGCTGCTCAAGGAGGTCAAGGCGCAGGCCCCCAACGCGGTCTGCGTCGTCGAGCCGATCAACGTCTCGACCAACATCATCGTCAACTCCTCCTCCCCGCCGTTCGACAACCTCGATATCAGGCGCGCGCTGGCGCTGGCGCTGGATCGCAAGGCGTTCATCCAGATCATGTTCGAGGGACAGGCCGACATCGGCGGCACCATGTTGCCGGCGCCGGGCGGCCTGTGGGCGATGCCGAAGGAAATGCTGGAATCGATTCCCGGCTACGGCCCCGACATCAACGCCAACCGCGAACAGGCGCGCAAGCTGATGCAGAAGGCCGGCTACGGCCCGGACAAGCGCCTCGCCGTCAAGGTTGCTACCCGCAACATTCCGATCTACCGCGATCCCGCCGTCATCCTGATCGACCAGATGAAGAACATCTATATCGACGGCGAGCTTGACGTCGTCGACACTGCGCAGTGGTTCCCGAAGGTCGCGCGCAAGGATTACACGCTCGGTCTCAACCTCACCGGCAATGCGGTCGACGATCCCGACCAGTCGTTCTACGAGAATTATTCCTGCGGCTCGGAGCGCAACTACACGAATTACTGCAACAAGGAGATCGAAAAACTGTTCGATCAGCAATCCGCCGAGACCGACAAGGAGAAACGCAAGAAGCTGGTCTGGGAGATCGACAAGAAGCTGCAGGAGGACGTGGCGCGCCCGATCATCTTCCACGGCCGCACCGGGACGTGCTGGAACCCCTACGTCAAGGGCATCACCGTGATGGTGAACAGCTCCTATAACGGCTATCGTTACGAAGACGTCTGGATGGACAAGTAA